From Sphingomonas nostoxanthinifaciens, a single genomic window includes:
- a CDS encoding catalase — MSQGKNRPTLTTSAGAPVGDNQNSLTVGERGPLLLQDYQLIEKLTHQNRERIPERVVHAKGWGAHGTLKITSTEVAKYTNAKLFNQLGKETPLFLRFSTVAGEQGAADAERDVRGFSIKFYTEDGNWDLVGNNTPVFFVRDPYKFPDFIRTQKRHPRTNLRSPTAMWDFWSLSPESLHQVTILMSDRGLPVGPQYMNGYGSHTFSFWNDAGERYWVKFHFKTQQGHKFYTNEEAGEVIGKSRESYQEELYTAIHEGNFPKWTMYVQIMTVEQADASEFNPFDLTKVWPHADFPLIEVGVLELNRNPENYFAEVEQVAMSPSNVVKGISFSPDKMLQARIFSYADAHRYRLGTHYEALPINQPKSPVNHYHKDGLLRFFADNGNPEAYYEPNSFDGPAEDPSYLEPPLPVSGVAKRYNHREGNEDFKQPRALWAMFSDAEKGRLYSNLAAAMHGIPQFIIDRQLGHFEQIDPAYAQGVRDALAHMDKAHEKQATQKDVDRMALPQQAE; from the coding sequence ATGAGCCAAGGTAAGAATCGTCCAACGCTGACCACGTCCGCCGGTGCACCGGTCGGCGACAATCAGAACAGCCTCACCGTCGGCGAGCGCGGGCCGCTGCTGCTGCAGGATTATCAGCTGATCGAGAAGCTGACCCACCAGAATCGCGAGCGCATTCCCGAGCGCGTCGTCCACGCCAAGGGCTGGGGCGCGCACGGCACGCTCAAGATCACCTCGACCGAGGTGGCCAAATATACCAACGCCAAGCTGTTCAACCAGCTCGGCAAGGAAACGCCATTGTTCCTGCGCTTCTCGACCGTCGCCGGCGAGCAGGGTGCTGCGGATGCCGAGCGCGACGTGCGCGGCTTCTCGATCAAATTCTACACCGAGGACGGCAATTGGGATCTGGTCGGCAACAACACGCCGGTCTTCTTCGTGCGCGATCCGTACAAATTCCCCGATTTCATCCGCACGCAGAAGCGCCATCCGCGCACCAATTTGCGCTCGCCGACGGCGATGTGGGATTTCTGGTCGCTCTCGCCCGAATCGCTCCATCAGGTGACGATCCTGATGTCGGATCGCGGCCTGCCGGTCGGCCCGCAATATATGAACGGCTATGGCAGCCACACCTTCTCGTTCTGGAACGACGCGGGCGAACGTTACTGGGTGAAGTTCCACTTCAAGACCCAGCAGGGCCATAAGTTCTACACGAACGAGGAGGCCGGCGAGGTCATCGGCAAGAGCCGCGAAAGCTATCAGGAAGAGCTCTACACCGCGATCCACGAGGGCAATTTCCCCAAGTGGACGATGTACGTGCAGATCATGACGGTCGAGCAGGCCGATGCGAGCGAGTTCAACCCGTTCGACCTGACCAAGGTGTGGCCGCATGCCGATTTCCCGCTGATCGAGGTCGGCGTGCTGGAGCTCAACCGTAATCCGGAGAATTATTTCGCCGAGGTCGAGCAGGTGGCGATGAGCCCGTCGAACGTCGTCAAGGGCATCAGCTTCTCGCCCGACAAGATGCTGCAGGCGCGCATCTTCTCCTATGCCGATGCGCACCGTTATCGGTTGGGTACGCATTACGAGGCGCTGCCGATCAACCAGCCCAAGTCGCCGGTGAACCATTATCACAAGGACGGCCTGCTCCGCTTCTTCGCCGACAACGGCAATCCGGAGGCCTATTACGAGCCGAACAGCTTCGACGGGCCGGCGGAGGATCCCTCCTATCTCGAGCCGCCGCTGCCGGTGAGCGGCGTCGCCAAGCGCTACAACCATCGCGAGGGCAATGAGGATTTCAAGCAGCCGCGCGCGCTGTGGGCAATGTTCTCCGATGCGGAAAAGGGCCGCCTCTACAGCAACCTCGCCGCCGCGATGCACGGCATCCCGCAGTTCATCATCGATCGCCAGCTCGGCCATTTCGAGCAGATCGATCCGGCCTATGCGCAGGGGGTGCGCGACGCGCTCGCCCATATGGACAAGGCGCACGAAAAGCAGGCGACCCAGAAAGACGTCGATCGCATGGCGCTCCCCCAGCAGGCCGAGTGA
- the leuB gene encoding 3-isopropylmalate dehydrogenase, producing MTKTLLLLPGDGIGPEVTAQTVRIIERLNAEAGLDLATETALFGGAAIDATGVPIEEATIARAQAADAVLMGAVGGPQWAATAFDVRPEAGLLKLRGAMNVFANLRPALCFPALADASTLKRELIEGLDIMFVRELVGGVYFGSPRGIEDIGGGKRRGFNTQSYTTDEIVRVARVGFELARARTGRLCSVEKANVMESGLLWREEVTKLGASDYPDVQLSHMYADNCAMQLVRAPKQFDVIVTDNLFGDILSDAAAMLTGSLGMLPSAALGEAGRPGLYEPIHGSAPDIAGQGIANPCASILSFAMALRSSLGRPDLAERVEGAVAATLEAGYRTADLAGGTQRVGTAAMADAVLERL from the coding sequence ATGACGAAGACGCTCCTGCTCCTGCCCGGCGACGGCATCGGCCCGGAAGTGACGGCGCAGACCGTCCGCATCATCGAGCGCCTCAACGCCGAGGCCGGGCTCGATCTGGCGACCGAGACGGCGTTGTTCGGCGGCGCCGCGATCGACGCGACCGGCGTGCCGATCGAGGAGGCGACGATCGCGCGCGCGCAGGCGGCCGATGCGGTGCTGATGGGCGCGGTCGGCGGGCCGCAATGGGCGGCGACCGCGTTCGACGTGCGCCCCGAAGCGGGCCTGCTCAAGCTGCGCGGCGCGATGAACGTCTTCGCCAATCTGCGCCCGGCTTTGTGCTTCCCCGCGCTGGCCGACGCCTCGACGCTCAAGCGCGAGCTGATCGAGGGGCTCGACATCATGTTCGTGCGCGAGCTGGTGGGCGGCGTCTATTTCGGCAGCCCGCGCGGCATCGAGGATATCGGCGGCGGCAAGCGGCGCGGGTTCAACACGCAGAGCTACACCACTGACGAGATCGTACGCGTCGCGCGCGTCGGCTTCGAACTGGCGCGCGCGCGCACCGGCCGGCTCTGCTCGGTCGAGAAGGCGAACGTGATGGAATCGGGCCTGCTGTGGCGCGAAGAGGTGACCAAGCTCGGCGCGTCCGATTATCCCGACGTCCAACTCAGTCACATGTATGCCGACAATTGCGCGATGCAGCTCGTCCGCGCGCCCAAGCAGTTCGACGTGATCGTCACCGACAATCTGTTCGGCGACATCCTGTCCGATGCGGCGGCGATGCTGACCGGCTCGCTCGGCATGTTGCCCTCGGCGGCGCTGGGCGAGGCGGGACGGCCCGGCCTGTACGAGCCGATCCACGGCTCCGCGCCCGACATTGCCGGGCAGGGCATCGCCAACCCCTGCGCGTCGATCCTCAGTTTCGCGATGGCATTGCGCTCGAGCCTCGGCCGGCCCGATCTGGCCGAGCGGGTCGAGGGGGCAGTCGCGGCGACGCTGGAGGCGGGTTACCGCACCGCCGATCTGGCCGGCGGCACGCAGCGCGTCGGCACGGCGGCGATGGCGGATGCGGTGCTGGAGCGGCTGTAG
- a CDS encoding energy transducer TonB — protein sequence MAASAPNRLTAGTAVVAVHVLLAAALLFGLTTHRAVPVEQTTATFDVTAPRPPPPLAVERPRTHAHAGKASPPNLKAIPTALVQPPVAHIVPPVIVAAPIAGPGAAASSGASDRAGPGFGAGGNGNGRGSGDDGNGDGDGGEPPRHVSGRIKNADYPHDLVGARIGGTVGVRYRVEVDGRVSDCLVTATSGSAELDALTCRLIQQRFRFRPSLDEDGRPVASQIVENHSWIVDPATDEDRDAR from the coding sequence GTGGCTGCTTCCGCCCCCAATCGACTGACGGCCGGCACCGCCGTGGTGGCGGTGCACGTGCTGCTGGCGGCGGCGTTGCTGTTCGGGCTGACGACGCACCGGGCGGTGCCGGTCGAACAGACCACCGCCACGTTCGACGTCACCGCGCCCAGGCCGCCGCCCCCGCTCGCCGTCGAACGGCCGCGCACCCATGCCCACGCCGGCAAGGCGTCGCCGCCCAACCTGAAGGCGATCCCAACCGCGCTCGTCCAGCCGCCGGTCGCGCATATCGTGCCGCCGGTGATCGTGGCCGCGCCGATCGCCGGCCCCGGCGCGGCGGCATCGTCGGGCGCGTCCGACCGCGCCGGGCCGGGCTTTGGTGCTGGCGGCAACGGCAATGGCCGTGGCAGCGGCGACGATGGGAATGGCGACGGCGACGGAGGCGAGCCGCCGCGCCACGTATCCGGCCGCATCAAGAATGCCGATTACCCGCACGATCTGGTCGGTGCGCGCATCGGCGGCACCGTCGGCGTGCGCTATCGGGTGGAGGTCGATGGCCGCGTTAGCGACTGCCTGGTCACGGCGACGAGCGGCAGCGCCGAACTCGACGCGCTCACCTGCCGCCTGATCCAGCAGCGGTTCCGCTTCAGGCCGTCACTGGACGAGGATGGTCGTCCGGTCGCGTCGCAGATCGTCGAGAATCACAGCTGGATCGTCGATCCAGCGACCGACGAGGATCGCGACGCGCGGTGA
- a CDS encoding aminotransferase class V-fold PLP-dependent enzyme, translated as MTPPFDVAAFRAHFPSLDHLVYLNSGSYGLLANEVRAGFDAYLDRRVAKGADWPGWVGELEALRATVARLLGADPDEIAITASATGGYNSIASALDFTNGRDTILVTDADFPTGAQIWHAQEPAARVIHVAEDGDAPVSAEAVAALIDERTAIVALSHLCYRHGARLPDATIRAIVDAAHAKGALVLLDSYQIVGTTPIDAPALGVDILVGGMLKYLLGTAGVGFLYVRRPVAERLRPRSSGWFAQADVNAMDIHANDPSPSARRFEAGTPPVPSLAPARAGIELVLDAGVDAIEAQVRDTTRYLMDALDAAGIAFTNPRDDDARGPLVSIPSTDAPALVAALADRNIVVSSRDGRIRAGFHAYNHRADADALLAALKDLSALLP; from the coding sequence TTGACTCCGCCGTTCGACGTCGCCGCCTTCCGCGCCCATTTCCCGTCGCTCGATCATCTGGTCTACCTCAACAGCGGCTCCTACGGGCTGCTGGCGAACGAGGTGCGCGCGGGGTTCGACGCCTATCTCGATCGGCGCGTGGCGAAGGGCGCCGATTGGCCGGGCTGGGTCGGCGAACTGGAGGCGCTGCGCGCCACGGTCGCGCGGCTGCTCGGCGCCGATCCGGACGAGATCGCGATCACGGCATCGGCGACCGGCGGCTACAATTCCATCGCCAGCGCGCTGGACTTCACCAATGGCCGCGACACGATCCTCGTCACCGACGCCGATTTCCCGACCGGCGCGCAGATCTGGCACGCGCAGGAGCCGGCGGCGCGCGTGATCCACGTGGCGGAGGATGGCGACGCGCCGGTCTCGGCCGAGGCGGTGGCGGCGCTGATCGATGAGCGCACCGCGATCGTGGCGCTGTCGCACCTCTGCTACCGCCACGGCGCGCGCCTGCCCGATGCCACGATCCGCGCGATCGTCGATGCGGCGCACGCCAAGGGCGCGCTGGTGCTGCTCGACAGCTACCAGATCGTCGGCACGACGCCGATCGACGCGCCGGCGCTCGGCGTCGACATCCTCGTCGGCGGCATGCTCAAATATCTGCTCGGCACGGCGGGCGTCGGCTTCCTCTACGTGCGGCGGCCGGTGGCCGAACGGCTGCGCCCGCGCAGCTCGGGCTGGTTCGCGCAGGCCGACGTCAACGCGATGGACATCCACGCCAACGATCCCAGCCCGAGCGCACGCCGGTTCGAGGCGGGCACCCCGCCCGTGCCGAGCCTCGCGCCCGCGCGCGCGGGGATCGAGCTGGTGCTCGACGCGGGCGTCGACGCGATCGAGGCGCAGGTCCGCGACACGACGCGCTACCTGATGGATGCGCTGGACGCGGCCGGGATCGCCTTCACCAATCCGCGCGACGACGATGCGCGCGGGCCTTTGGTGTCGATCCCGTCGACCGACGCGCCGGCTTTGGTGGCGGCGCTGGCCGATCGCAACATCGTCGTCTCGAGCCGCGACGGCCGCATCCGCGCGGGCTTCCACGCCTACAATCATCGCGCGGATGCGGATGCGCTGCTGGCGGCGCTGAAGGATTTAAGCGCGCTGCTGCCCTAG
- a CDS encoding type II toxin-antitoxin system Phd/YefM family antitoxin, translating into MTIFTVHEAKTNLSKLIAEAIAGGEVVIARGAVPAVRLVPVNAPGKRRFGALRDRIAIDARFEDPLPDDELSAWGGE; encoded by the coding sequence ATGACGATCTTCACCGTGCACGAAGCGAAGACGAACCTTTCGAAACTGATCGCAGAAGCAATCGCCGGGGGCGAGGTCGTCATTGCCCGGGGCGCGGTGCCGGCGGTGCGGCTGGTCCCGGTCAACGCGCCGGGCAAGCGCCGCTTCGGCGCGCTGCGCGACAGGATCGCCATCGACGCCCGTTTCGAAGACCCGCTGCCCGACGACGAACTGTCGGCGTGGGGCGGCGAATGA
- a CDS encoding type II toxin-antitoxin system VapC family toxin — protein sequence MGDDALGEEARALIADEDNRIFVSAASAMEISTKHRLGKLPDAGLLATNLPQFLSDQDFIEMPISIAHAATAGNLRIAHKDPFDRFLIAQSLVENCPLVSNEALFDAFGVNRIW from the coding sequence GTGGGCGACGACGCGCTCGGAGAGGAAGCGCGTGCGCTGATCGCGGACGAGGATAATCGCATCTTCGTGAGCGCCGCGTCGGCGATGGAAATCAGCACCAAGCACCGCTTGGGCAAACTCCCCGACGCCGGGTTGCTCGCGACGAACCTGCCGCAGTTTCTGAGCGACCAGGATTTTATCGAGATGCCGATTTCGATCGCCCATGCCGCAACGGCCGGCAATCTCCGGATCGCGCACAAGGATCCGTTCGACCGCTTCCTGATCGCGCAGTCGCTCGTAGAAAATTGCCCGCTGGTCTCGAACGAGGCGTTGTTCGACGCCTTCGGGGTCAACCGGATCTGGTAG
- the asd gene encoding archaetidylserine decarboxylase (Phosphatidylserine decarboxylase is synthesized as a single chain precursor. Generation of the pyruvoyl active site from a Ser is coupled to cleavage of a Gly-Ser bond between the larger (beta) and smaller (alpha chains). It is an integral membrane protein.) yields the protein MTLRSMVGRLALDEDLNFLLTNRIPRRLATRLVGWLSKIEQPLVAQGSIAVWRLFSDVDLSDAATTRFRSMHDCFTRSLRPGARIADPDPDVLASPCDAIVGAHGPIEGCEILQVKGFPYRLAELLGDDAAAAPFLGGRYVTLRLTAGMYHHFHAPHDLSVERVDYISGDCWNVNPIALKRVERLFCRNERAAVLTRLDDGTPLMLVAVAAVLVASIRLTFLDTEQTVRERGSFSANPAARLAKGADMGWFEHGSTIVMLAPPGWAFDDAIIEGQRIRAGAALMRRQPACA from the coding sequence ATGACATTGCGTAGCATGGTCGGGCGGCTCGCGCTCGACGAAGACCTCAATTTCCTCCTCACCAACCGCATCCCGCGGCGGCTGGCGACGCGGCTGGTCGGCTGGCTCAGCAAGATCGAGCAGCCATTGGTGGCGCAGGGCTCGATCGCGGTGTGGCGGCTCTTCTCCGACGTCGACCTGTCCGATGCCGCGACGACGCGCTTCCGCAGCATGCACGATTGCTTCACCCGCAGCCTGCGGCCGGGCGCGCGTATCGCCGATCCCGATCCGGACGTGCTGGCGAGCCCGTGCGACGCGATCGTCGGCGCACACGGCCCCATCGAGGGCTGCGAGATCCTGCAGGTGAAAGGCTTTCCCTATCGCCTCGCCGAGCTGCTCGGCGACGATGCGGCGGCGGCGCCCTTCCTCGGCGGCCGCTACGTCACGCTGCGGCTGACGGCGGGCATGTACCACCACTTCCACGCGCCGCACGATCTGTCGGTCGAGCGGGTCGATTATATCAGCGGCGACTGCTGGAACGTGAACCCGATCGCGCTCAAGCGGGTCGAGCGACTGTTCTGCCGCAACGAGCGCGCGGCGGTGCTGACCCGGCTGGACGACGGCACGCCGCTGATGCTGGTGGCGGTGGCGGCGGTGCTGGTGGCGAGCATCCGCCTGACCTTCCTCGATACCGAGCAGACGGTGCGCGAGCGCGGCAGCTTCAGCGCGAACCCGGCGGCGCGGCTGGCGAAGGGGGCGGACATGGGCTGGTTCGAGCATGGCTCGACCATCGTCATGCTGGCCCCGCCCGGCTGGGCGTTCGACGATGCGATCATCGAGGGGCAGCGCATCCGCGCGGGCGCGGCGTTGATGCGGCGGCAGCCGGCTTGCGCCTGA
- a CDS encoding response regulator has translation MTAPVIILVEDDPALRTLTTRALQENGYVVRPCGSAPEMWQALKTGTADLVLLDIMLPGTSGIDLCRSLRKDSEVPIIFISAKGSETDRVIGLELGADDYLAKPFGTRELVARVRAVLRRGGVERAQTERARGILTFDGWTVSLPRRELTSPSGGVIDLTGAEFDLLVTLLDHAQRVIARERLIELSRTRLGDSSDRSIDVLVSRLRRKLSSAGKDAPIITVRGVGYMLNAPVERK, from the coding sequence ATGACCGCGCCCGTCATCATTCTGGTCGAAGACGATCCGGCGCTGCGCACGCTGACGACGCGCGCGCTGCAGGAGAATGGCTATGTCGTCCGCCCGTGCGGATCGGCACCCGAAATGTGGCAGGCGCTGAAGACCGGCACCGCCGATCTGGTGCTGCTCGACATCATGCTTCCGGGCACAAGCGGCATCGATCTGTGCCGCTCGCTGCGCAAAGACAGCGAGGTGCCGATCATCTTCATCAGCGCCAAGGGATCGGAGACCGATCGCGTGATCGGGCTGGAGCTTGGCGCCGACGATTATCTGGCCAAGCCGTTCGGCACGCGCGAGCTGGTGGCGCGGGTGCGCGCGGTGCTGCGCCGTGGCGGGGTCGAGCGCGCACAGACCGAGCGGGCGCGTGGCATCCTCACGTTCGACGGCTGGACGGTCAGCCTGCCGCGCCGCGAGCTGACCTCGCCCAGCGGCGGGGTCATCGACCTGACGGGCGCCGAATTCGATCTGCTGGTGACATTGCTCGATCACGCCCAGCGCGTGATCGCGCGCGAGCGGCTGATCGAATTGTCGCGCACGCGGCTGGGCGACAGTTCGGATCGCTCGATCGACGTGCTGGTCAGCCGGCTGCGTCGCAAATTGTCGAGCGCCGGCAAGGATGCGCCGATCATCACCGTGCGCGGTGTGGGCTATATGCTGAACGCGCCGGTCGAGCGGAAGTGA